The DNA region GGTCCTCATTCGCGTGCGCGTGCCGGCTTCAAAGCTGCGCGACGGCTTTGGCGCGCCCTACGGCCAGAGCCCTGACACGCACTGGATCATTTCCCACGACGTCAACATTCGCGAGCTGCCCGGCTACCGCGAGATTCGCGTGCGGCTCGATCGCGTAGCGGGCCCGCCACAACGGGGCAACAACGACCGCGTACCAATAGAGGCTGCCGTTGATCATTGGACCAAGGAGCTTGGCAAGCCCTGACGCGGCGCGCCGCTCAAGGCCCGGCGCCGGGTTCGCGACGTTCAGAAACCTTCGCCGCTAGGGCTCGGCGAGAAACGCTGCGGCGATGAAGCGCTCGTCGCCGCGAATGGGCTCGAACACCTTGAGCGTTTGGAACGCGTGCACGAGCGCCCCGATACCCGGCGCCTCAGCCTTCGCCGCCGAGCGCACCACCCCGAGCGCGGCCTCGTGATCGCCCAGCTCGATCAGCGCGGCAATGGCGTTGAGGCGAACCTCTTGCGACGCCGCCAGATGAGGCGCCGCTCTCGCCAGGTAGCGGCGCGCGCGCGCTTCGTCGACGCCGAGGTGCGTGTTGGCGTCGATGACCGTCCAGAGGGCGAGCGCATGGACCTCGGGTTCTTGCGGGCCGTCGACCAGCGCATCGAGGAGCGTGATGGCGTCTTTTGCGCCCCGCCTTGGGCCAAGCTCGCCAGGGTCCGAGCTGCTCAACAAAACGCTGACGGACCTCGCCCGCCAGCGACGCGAGCAGCTGAAGTCGTTCGTCATGAGAGAGCGCGAGCAGCGTGCTTGCGTGCGTCGGCTCCGTCTCGTCGAAGGCGGCGCAGGCTTCGGCGCCGTTCGCGGCGCGAAGCGAAGTCACGGACGTCCAGGGGCTATGGCTCGTGGTGGCATCGTCTGCGTTCACGTCGCGACTATATCCGACCGATCGGCCCACCGCTCCGAACGGGAGTCCTAAGTGATTCTCTTGGGCGCGCTTGGGCGTTTCGGTGCGTGGCGGGCGGCCGTCGACGCGAGGCCGCATGACCCTGTGGCGCGTCGTCTTCACACGGCCACCCGGAGCGGAAAGTTTCTCGTCAGGCTGGTATCCGAACGGGTGGTCCCCCGGCTTTCGCGGCGGGTGGAGGACGGCATAGGGCGTGCGAGAGCCCCCGTCGAGGTGCTCCGCATGGGACCGAACGGACTGCTCTCGCTCACGTTGCTCGTCGCGGCCGGCGCCGCCTGCACCGGCGTCATCGGCGGCGACGACGAGCAGCCCGGTGCCGGGGGCGGGGGTGCCGCAGGCGCAGCGGCGGCCGCGAGCGCGACCGACATCGACCCGACGTCGGTCTACCTTCGTCGCCTCAACGCGCGCGAGTACCAGCAGACGGTCGCCGATGTCTTTGGCGAGACCGCCGATCTCTCCAAGGAGTTCCCGCCGGAGAGCGCGCTCGACGGCTACGACAACAACGTGCTCGCGCTCCCCGCGAGCGGTCCACTCGTGGAGGCCTACGCGAACCTCGCGACGCAAGTCGCCAAGGGGGTGCTCACGTCGCCAACGCGTCGCGCGAAGATCCTCGGGTGTGAGCCTCGCGGCGCGACGCGGGCGAGCTGCCTCGACTCCATTCTCACGACCCTTGGTCGCCGCGTCTTTCGACGACCGCTGACCACCGAAGAGCGGACCGACCTGCTCGCGCTCGCGAACGCGGCCGCGAGTGATCCAGACCAAGACGCGCCGGCGCAGCTTCTGCTCGAAGGGCTTCTTCAGTCGAGCAACTTTCTCTATCGCGTCGAGGTCGGTGAACCGCTCGCCGACAAGCCCGGCCGCTCGCGGCTTACCGGCTACGAAGTCGCCTCGCGACTCTCCTACTTCCTCTGGGGCAGCGCGCCCGATGACGCGCTGCTCGACGCGGCCGGCAAGAGCGAGCTCGACACTTCCGCCGGGGTCGAGAAGTCCGCGCGAGCCATGCTCGGTGACGCGCGCGCCAAGAAGGCCGTTTCGAACTTTCAACAGCAGTGGCTCGGGCTCGGCCGCCTGGGGAGCGTCTCCCGAAGCGCGACGTACTTTCCGAAGTGGACCGCGACGCTGAAGACCTCCATGGCCGAAGAGACGCGGCTCTTGTTGGAGGACTTCACCTTCCGAGACGGCACGGCGTTCCTCGATCTCTTGACGGCGAAGTACTCGTTTGTGAACAGCGAGCTCGCGGCGCACTACGGCCTGCCCGCCCCCAGCGGCAACGGTTTCTCGAAGGTCAACTTCAGCGCCACCGATCCCCGCGCCGGAGTGCTGACGCACGCGAGCCTTCTGACGGCGTACTCGCAGAGCGAGACGCTCTCGCCGATCCTTCGCGGCAAGTTCATTCGTGACGTGTTC from Myxococcales bacterium includes:
- a CDS encoding DUF1592 domain-containing protein; protein product: MGPNGLLSLTLLVAAGAACTGVIGGDDEQPGAGGGGAAGAAAAASATDIDPTSVYLRRLNAREYQQTVADVFGETADLSKEFPPESALDGYDNNVLALPASGPLVEAYANLATQVAKGVLTSPTRRAKILGCEPRGATRASCLDSILTTLGRRVFRRPLTTEERTDLLALANAAASDPDQDAPAQLLLEGLLQSSNFLYRVEVGEPLADKPGRSRLTGYEVASRLSYFLWGSAPDDALLDAAGKSELDTSAGVEKSARAMLGDARAKKAVSNFQQQWLGLGRLGSVSRSATYFPKWTATLKTSMAEETRLLLEDFTFRDGTAFLDLLTAKYSFVNSELAAHYGLPAPSGNGFSKVNFSATDPRAGVLTHASLLTAYSQSETLSPILRGKFIRDVFTCEHPPPPPPGVAPINEATPTSVREKLEQHRTNPACAGCHNAMDPVGFGFERYDTVGAYRTADWLGRPLSGQEASKVSRTRASWGPRSSRRGFASHRRSPPA